A single genomic interval of Asinibacterium sp. OR53 harbors:
- a CDS encoding polysaccharide lyase 6 family protein, which translates to MRRILIAACIIAWAQTALAKEYRVGSASELSTLNLAPGDKVILIDGIWKDQRLVITGNGTEEKPIMITSEKPGTITFSGNSSLLIDGNWLVVEGLSFRNGYAAKEDAVVFSAGSSHCRLTQTAIVGYFPADLTKDNRWVSLNGQYNRVDHCWFEGKANQGPTMVVWLTAKPNWHRIDHNYFGPRPELGQNGGETIRIGTSGWSMHDSYTLVENNVFYQCNGELEAISNKSCKNTLRNNLFYECKATLTLRHGNDAEVYGNIFIGNNKPGTGGIRIIGENHKVHDNYMQDLTGTGLSAAINMMDGLPNPVPASHWQVKNATITHNTIINCRQSFCIGSGRNADRYLSPLNTVFASNLISTNEQALDWVDDSTKIQFKDNLVERASDKDRLPAGFSVQDLHLKKLPNGLYSINGQTPDPFWKKEQVGPVWSQLPQW; encoded by the coding sequence ATGAGAAGAATATTGATCGCGGCTTGCATCATTGCATGGGCACAAACAGCTTTGGCAAAAGAATACCGTGTAGGTTCAGCCAGTGAACTGTCTACTTTGAACCTGGCACCAGGTGATAAAGTGATATTGATCGATGGAATATGGAAAGACCAGCGATTGGTGATCACAGGTAATGGAACGGAAGAAAAGCCCATTATGATAACATCGGAAAAGCCAGGAACAATAACGTTTTCAGGGAATTCCAGTTTGCTGATCGATGGAAATTGGTTAGTAGTAGAAGGACTTTCTTTCAGGAATGGTTATGCAGCCAAAGAAGATGCGGTGGTATTTTCTGCCGGGTCTTCGCATTGCAGGCTGACTCAAACAGCGATAGTTGGTTATTTTCCTGCAGACCTTACAAAAGACAACCGCTGGGTATCGCTCAACGGACAATACAATAGGGTAGACCATTGCTGGTTCGAAGGAAAAGCCAACCAGGGACCTACCATGGTGGTATGGCTGACAGCAAAACCGAACTGGCATCGAATCGATCATAATTATTTTGGCCCGCGACCGGAGTTAGGTCAGAATGGTGGCGAAACCATTCGCATCGGTACCAGCGGTTGGTCAATGCATGACTCGTATACACTTGTAGAGAACAATGTTTTTTATCAATGCAATGGCGAACTGGAAGCCATATCCAACAAATCGTGTAAGAACACTTTGCGCAATAACCTCTTCTACGAGTGCAAAGCCACGCTTACATTACGACATGGAAATGATGCGGAAGTGTACGGTAATATTTTCATTGGTAATAACAAACCCGGTACCGGTGGCATCCGCATCATTGGAGAGAACCACAAAGTGCACGATAACTATATGCAGGACCTTACCGGTACGGGATTGAGCGCCGCCATCAATATGATGGATGGATTGCCTAACCCTGTTCCTGCCAGCCACTGGCAGGTAAAGAATGCAACGATCACGCACAATACCATCATCAACTGCCGGCAATCTTTTTGCATAGGATCGGGCAGGAATGCAGACCGGTACTTATCTCCCCTGAATACTGTGTTTGCATCAAACCTGATCTCTACCAATGAACAGGCATTGGATTGGGTAGATGACAGCACAAAGATCCAATTCAAAGACAACCTTGTAGAAAGGGCCAGTGATAAAGACCGGTTACCGGCGGGGTTCTCTGTGCAGGATCTCCACTTGAAAAAGCTGCCCAATGGTTTATACAGCATCAACGGTCAAACACCCGATCCGTTTTGGAAAAAGGAACAGGTAGGGCCTGTATGGAGCCAACTACCTCAATGGTGA
- a CDS encoding YciI family protein: protein MEKKFYALYLKPLRSDFAQTMTAEERNIMLQHVAYWTEYMNKGMVLAFGPVMDPKEIYGLGIVAVDQEDQLKTLIENDPAGKINRYEYYPMRAMVPVKQ from the coding sequence ATGGAAAAGAAATTCTATGCGCTGTATTTAAAACCATTGCGTTCTGATTTTGCTCAGACCATGACGGCAGAAGAGCGTAACATCATGTTGCAACATGTGGCTTACTGGACAGAATACATGAACAAAGGAATGGTATTGGCTTTCGGGCCTGTAATGGATCCCAAAGAAATATACGGACTGGGGATCGTTGCAGTAGACCAGGAAGACCAGTTAAAAACCCTGATCGAAAATGATCCGGCAGGAAAGATCAACCGGTATGAATATTACCCAATGAGGGCAATGGTGCCAGTTAAACAATAA
- a CDS encoding DUF6263 family protein codes for MKILSTPLLVAAIFSGSMTFAQSKVPVKTGEKIHSTINTVNNITQTMMGQEMKIVSNVTMTVQTEVKEINPDIHLSSVVTKLLLKNEAMGQSMDFDSDKKEDMDGQIGQSVKGFIGTANDIFISTDGKPVEKKKDDGAASAEAVLGGDINDIAPELLLAIPASLKAGDSWTEEHNKDADNKRKIVYTIQSINGNEAVIAFTGEESTKKPKSIQGMTATISGTNNYKGTLTVDTTSGVIKEKKTNIEGKGETAIMSQTIPFSISAVVSTSARQ; via the coding sequence ATGAAAATCTTATCCACCCCGCTGCTGGTTGCGGCGATCTTCTCCGGCTCAATGACTTTTGCACAATCTAAAGTGCCTGTAAAGACCGGAGAGAAAATCCACAGCACCATCAATACTGTCAATAATATCACACAGACCATGATGGGACAGGAAATGAAAATCGTTTCCAATGTTACCATGACCGTTCAAACGGAAGTGAAAGAGATCAATCCTGATATTCATTTGTCATCTGTCGTTACAAAACTTTTATTGAAGAACGAAGCGATGGGGCAGTCCATGGATTTTGATTCTGATAAAAAAGAAGATATGGATGGACAAATTGGCCAGTCGGTGAAAGGCTTTATTGGCACTGCCAACGACATCTTTATTTCAACCGATGGCAAGCCGGTTGAGAAGAAAAAAGACGACGGTGCTGCTTCTGCCGAAGCAGTATTAGGTGGCGACATCAATGATATTGCTCCTGAGTTGTTATTGGCAATACCTGCTTCGCTGAAAGCGGGTGATAGCTGGACAGAAGAACACAACAAGGACGCCGATAACAAAAGAAAAATTGTTTACACCATCCAGTCGATCAATGGTAACGAAGCCGTTATTGCATTCACCGGTGAAGAATCAACAAAGAAACCCAAATCTATCCAAGGTATGACGGCTACCATCAGCGGCACCAACAATTACAAAGGCACACTGACCGTTGATACTACATCTGGTGTGATCAAAGAAAAAAAGACCAATATAGAAGGCAAGGGTGAAACAGCTATTATGAGCCAGACCATTCCTTTTTCTATTTCAGCAGTAGTGAGTACCAGCGCCCGTCAATAA
- a CDS encoding alpha-L-fucosidase, whose product MKKTVFFIVACLFTSQLIFSQQLPKDERMKWWREARFGMFIHWGVYAQLAGVYNGHEQQRGGAEWIMNRSKIPVAEYQQYAKQFNPVKFNADDWVRMAKEAGMKYIVITAKHHDGFAMFGSKASPWNIVDATPYGKDILKALAAACKKQGMKLGFYYSQAQDWNNPGGAAARKLMSEGWANPDSAKIDAFTAAHNGHWDAAQETSTFAQYIDRVAVPQVKELLSNYGDVAVLWWDTPTNMTDDAALKLQELLKLQPRIITNDRLKRPNFPGDTKTPEQKIPGLSELDGKDWETCMTMNGTWGFRTSDTKWKSTETLIRNLADIASKGGNYLLNIGPKPDGTFPDASIERLKEIGQWMKVNGEAIYATKASPLAPLNWGRCTMKENDGQTILYFSVFDWPSNGQLLVPGIKNTVVSAKLLAGGAALKTTTTTDGLNIAVPFNSPDANASVIKVILKGKVESQQSAANGKMKTGALD is encoded by the coding sequence ATGAAAAAAACTGTTTTTTTTATTGTAGCTTGTCTCTTTACTTCACAATTGATTTTCAGTCAGCAACTTCCGAAAGACGAACGCATGAAATGGTGGCGTGAAGCCCGTTTCGGTATGTTCATACACTGGGGTGTATATGCCCAGCTGGCAGGAGTATATAATGGGCACGAGCAACAGCGGGGCGGCGCCGAATGGATCATGAACCGTTCTAAAATACCCGTTGCCGAATATCAGCAATACGCCAAACAATTCAATCCTGTAAAGTTCAATGCAGATGACTGGGTAAGGATGGCAAAAGAGGCGGGTATGAAATACATCGTTATCACAGCCAAGCACCACGATGGGTTTGCCATGTTCGGATCAAAAGCGAGTCCGTGGAATATTGTAGATGCAACACCTTATGGTAAAGATATTTTAAAAGCACTGGCGGCAGCCTGTAAAAAACAGGGTATGAAGCTGGGCTTTTATTACTCGCAGGCGCAGGATTGGAATAACCCCGGTGGCGCTGCCGCCCGTAAATTGATGTCGGAAGGATGGGCTAATCCCGATAGCGCAAAGATTGATGCATTTACAGCTGCGCACAATGGGCATTGGGATGCTGCACAGGAAACATCCACTTTCGCGCAATACATTGACCGTGTTGCCGTACCGCAGGTAAAAGAACTGTTGAGCAATTATGGCGATGTGGCGGTGTTGTGGTGGGATACGCCCACCAACATGACAGACGATGCGGCATTGAAATTACAGGAGCTCTTGAAACTGCAGCCTCGTATCATCACCAACGACAGGTTGAAGCGACCTAATTTTCCCGGAGACACCAAAACACCGGAACAAAAAATACCCGGCCTCAGTGAACTCGATGGGAAAGACTGGGAAACCTGCATGACCATGAATGGTACCTGGGGTTTCAGAACTTCCGATACCAAATGGAAATCTACCGAAACACTGATCCGTAACCTGGCAGATATTGCTTCCAAAGGAGGAAACTACCTGCTCAACATAGGCCCCAAACCAGATGGAACATTCCCCGATGCCAGCATAGAGCGCCTGAAAGAAATCGGCCAGTGGATGAAAGTGAATGGGGAGGCCATTTATGCAACCAAAGCAAGTCCGCTTGCACCGCTGAATTGGGGCCGCTGCACCATGAAAGAAAATGACGGCCAGACCATTCTTTATTTTTCTGTTTTCGATTGGCCTTCTAATGGACAGCTACTGGTGCCCGGCATTAAGAATACAGTGGTATCAGCCAAATTGCTTGCCGGTGGTGCTGCTTTGAAAACAACTACTACAACGGATGGATTGAATATTGCAGTGCCATTCAATTCGCCTGATGCAAATGCTTCTGTGATCAAAGTAATACTGAAGGGAAAAGTAGAAAGCCAGCAGTCCGCTGCTAACGGTAAAATGAAAACAGGTGCGTTGGATTAA
- a CDS encoding cytochrome c: MKKKLITATALFSFGIMLWAQTNNLSASVNRGEAIYKKECLSCHQVDGGGVPHMNPPLAQSSNVLKDKQKIIAVVLKGMSDRIPLDDEYYSNIMASHSYLTDQQIADVLTYVRNSFGNKATAVTVAEVKAVRGPVKKTTSQVKKS, from the coding sequence ATGAAGAAGAAACTGATCACAGCAACGGCTTTGTTTTCTTTCGGCATTATGCTTTGGGCCCAGACCAATAATCTTTCCGCTTCTGTTAACAGGGGCGAAGCCATTTATAAAAAAGAATGTTTGAGTTGTCACCAGGTAGATGGCGGCGGCGTTCCACACATGAATCCACCGCTGGCGCAAAGCTCCAATGTGCTGAAGGACAAGCAAAAGATCATTGCTGTTGTACTGAAGGGCATGTCGGACCGTATTCCGCTCGATGATGAATACTATTCCAATATCATGGCATCGCACAGCTATCTCACCGATCAGCAGATAGCAGATGTGCTCACCTATGTTCGCAATAGCTTTGGCAATAAAGCAACCGCTGTTACTGTTGCCGAAGTAAAAGCTGTACGAGGCCCCGTTAAGAAAACAACTTCACAAGTAAAGAAAAGCTAG
- a CDS encoding sorbosone dehydrogenase family protein, with product MKKIFSFLSIGFLFAVPCLANPYADTINAGLSLPKGFEASKVSDGIGRIRHLLVTPEGVIYARTSRLYKGNGILKMTAQNGDGKIDKVEGFSNYTGTGIALKDGYLYASSDDEVFRYKLNAKNEVIDAEHPEKIITGLWNKRQHESKSIALDNNGNIYVNIGAPSNACQEVDRANGSKGRMPCPILDSAGGIWMFKADKLNQSYAQGVRYATGLRNVVGLDWNTQSNSLFVMQHGRDNLLQDWPQYFDAEQSAELPSECMYELKKGDNAGWPYIYYNQILHKKMLAPEYGGDGKTESPRAKDFIEPVVAFPGHLAPNGLLFYTGNMFPEKYRNGAFIAFHGSWNRAPMPQEGYYVVFVPFRNGKPSGKWEVFANGFSGVKVVNSTRQAEHRPCGLAQGPDGSLYVSDDNKGTIYRITYSGK from the coding sequence ATGAAAAAAATTTTTTCTTTTCTTTCCATTGGCTTCCTTTTTGCCGTACCCTGCCTGGCCAATCCTTATGCCGACACCATTAACGCGGGGCTTAGTCTCCCTAAAGGCTTCGAAGCGTCCAAAGTATCTGATGGCATTGGCCGTATCCGCCATTTACTGGTTACGCCTGAAGGGGTGATCTATGCCAGAACAAGCAGGTTATATAAAGGTAATGGCATTTTAAAAATGACCGCCCAGAACGGAGACGGTAAGATAGACAAGGTTGAAGGATTCAGCAATTATACCGGCACAGGCATTGCCTTAAAAGACGGATACCTCTATGCATCCAGTGATGACGAAGTTTTCCGTTACAAATTGAATGCAAAAAATGAAGTGATCGATGCGGAGCATCCCGAAAAGATCATTACCGGTCTCTGGAATAAAAGACAACACGAATCCAAATCCATTGCCCTCGACAACAACGGTAATATTTATGTAAATATTGGCGCCCCTTCCAATGCCTGCCAGGAAGTAGACCGTGCCAACGGATCAAAGGGCAGGATGCCTTGTCCCATACTGGATAGCGCGGGCGGCATCTGGATGTTCAAAGCCGACAAGCTGAATCAAAGCTATGCGCAGGGTGTTCGTTATGCAACAGGATTAAGAAATGTAGTGGGCCTCGATTGGAATACACAAAGCAATTCATTGTTTGTGATGCAACATGGCCGCGATAATTTATTGCAGGACTGGCCTCAGTATTTTGATGCTGAACAAAGCGCCGAACTACCTTCCGAGTGTATGTATGAATTAAAAAAAGGCGACAATGCAGGTTGGCCTTATATTTATTACAACCAGATCCTGCACAAGAAAATGCTGGCACCCGAATACGGTGGCGATGGTAAAACAGAAAGCCCCAGGGCAAAAGATTTTATCGAGCCTGTAGTAGCGTTCCCTGGTCACCTCGCACCAAACGGATTATTGTTTTATACAGGTAATATGTTCCCCGAAAAATACAGGAACGGCGCTTTCATTGCTTTCCACGGCAGTTGGAATCGTGCTCCCATGCCACAGGAAGGTTATTACGTGGTTTTCGTGCCCTTCAGGAATGGCAAGCCTTCCGGCAAATGGGAAGTTTTTGCCAATGGTTTTTCGGGTGTGAAAGTAGTAAACTCTACCCGGCAGGCAGAACACCGTCCCTGCGGTCTTGCCCAGGGGCCCGATGGTTCGCTTTATGTAAGCGACGATAACAAAGGCACTATTTATCGCATCACTTATTCAGGAAAATAA